Proteins co-encoded in one Dryobates pubescens isolate bDryPub1 chromosome 4, bDryPub1.pri, whole genome shotgun sequence genomic window:
- the CBX3 gene encoding chromobox protein homolog 3 isoform X2 — protein MASNKTALHKMGKKQNGKGKKVEEAEPEEFVVEKVLDRRVVNGKVEYYLKWKGFTDADNTWEPEENLDCPELIEAFLNSQKAGKEKTDGAKRKALSDSESDDSKSKKKRDSVDKPRGFARGLDPERIIGATDSSGELMFLMKWKDSDEADLVLAKEANVKCPQIVIAFYEERLTWHSCPEDEAQ, from the exons ATGGCCTCCAATAAAACTGCATTG CACaaaatgggaaagaaacagAATGGCAAAGGTAAAAAAGTTGAAGAGGCAGAGCCTGAAGAGTTTGTTGTGGAGAAAGTCCTGGACAGACGTGTTGTAAATGGAAAGGTGGAATACTACTTGAAGTGGAAAGGATTTACAGA TGCTGACAACACATGGGAACCTGAAGAAAACTTAGATTGTCCAGAGTTAATCGAAGCTTTTCTGAACTCTCAGAAAGCTGGTAAAGAAAAAACAGATGGTgccaaaagaaaagctttgtcAGATAGCGAATCTGATGATAGTAAATCAAAGAAAAAGCGTGATTCT GTTGATAAACCAAGAGGGTTTGCAAGGGGTCTTGATCCTGAGAGAATAATTGGGGCTACAGATAGCAGTGGGGAGCTTATGTTCCTCATGAAATG GAAAGATTCTGATGAGGCAGATCTGGTGCTGGCTAAAGAAGCTAATGTGAAGTGTCCTCAGATCGTAATCGCTTTTTATGAAGAGCGACTAACTTGGCACTCATGCCCCGAAGATGAAGCACAATAA
- the CBX3 gene encoding chromobox protein homolog 3 isoform X3: protein MGKKQNGKGKKVEEAEPEEFVVEKVLDRRVVNGKVEYYLKWKGFTDADNTWEPEENLDCPELIEAFLNSQKAGKEKTDGAKRKALSDSESDDSKSKKKRDSVDKPRGFARGLDPERIIGATDSSGELMFLMKWKDSDEADLVLAKEANVKCPQIVIAFYEERLTWHSCPEDEAQ, encoded by the exons atgggaaagaaacagAATGGCAAAGGTAAAAAAGTTGAAGAGGCAGAGCCTGAAGAGTTTGTTGTGGAGAAAGTCCTGGACAGACGTGTTGTAAATGGAAAGGTGGAATACTACTTGAAGTGGAAAGGATTTACAGA TGCTGACAACACATGGGAACCTGAAGAAAACTTAGATTGTCCAGAGTTAATCGAAGCTTTTCTGAACTCTCAGAAAGCTGGTAAAGAAAAAACAGATGGTgccaaaagaaaagctttgtcAGATAGCGAATCTGATGATAGTAAATCAAAGAAAAAGCGTGATTCT GTTGATAAACCAAGAGGGTTTGCAAGGGGTCTTGATCCTGAGAGAATAATTGGGGCTACAGATAGCAGTGGGGAGCTTATGTTCCTCATGAAATG GAAAGATTCTGATGAGGCAGATCTGGTGCTGGCTAAAGAAGCTAATGTGAAGTGTCCTCAGATCGTAATCGCTTTTTATGAAGAGCGACTAACTTGGCACTCATGCCCCGAAGATGAAGCACAATAA
- the CBX3 gene encoding chromobox protein homolog 3 isoform X1: protein MEMFPTCSLLASSPHKMGKKQNGKGKKVEEAEPEEFVVEKVLDRRVVNGKVEYYLKWKGFTDADNTWEPEENLDCPELIEAFLNSQKAGKEKTDGAKRKALSDSESDDSKSKKKRDSVDKPRGFARGLDPERIIGATDSSGELMFLMKWKDSDEADLVLAKEANVKCPQIVIAFYEERLTWHSCPEDEAQ, encoded by the exons ATGGAGATGTTCCCCACTTGTAGCCTGCTTGCCTCATCACCA CACaaaatgggaaagaaacagAATGGCAAAGGTAAAAAAGTTGAAGAGGCAGAGCCTGAAGAGTTTGTTGTGGAGAAAGTCCTGGACAGACGTGTTGTAAATGGAAAGGTGGAATACTACTTGAAGTGGAAAGGATTTACAGA TGCTGACAACACATGGGAACCTGAAGAAAACTTAGATTGTCCAGAGTTAATCGAAGCTTTTCTGAACTCTCAGAAAGCTGGTAAAGAAAAAACAGATGGTgccaaaagaaaagctttgtcAGATAGCGAATCTGATGATAGTAAATCAAAGAAAAAGCGTGATTCT GTTGATAAACCAAGAGGGTTTGCAAGGGGTCTTGATCCTGAGAGAATAATTGGGGCTACAGATAGCAGTGGGGAGCTTATGTTCCTCATGAAATG GAAAGATTCTGATGAGGCAGATCTGGTGCTGGCTAAAGAAGCTAATGTGAAGTGTCCTCAGATCGTAATCGCTTTTTATGAAGAGCGACTAACTTGGCACTCATGCCCCGAAGATGAAGCACAATAA